In Gallaecimonas xiamenensis 3-C-1, one DNA window encodes the following:
- a CDS encoding citrate/2-methylcitrate synthase — MTTEINIGLEGVLVGTTAISNVEGDIGRLSYRGQSIEDLSRQSLAAVIALVVADVSLDEEQAKTLDGWLAQESELSPVELRVLEQLGRQLHPMAVLQALAPIVDTKAKTPLPDFLPAQLESALVLAAKQSALVRVWHNLTQFGAVVELPAGLGFAEKLLYAFNRSEPSAHAVRAFETVQILQMDHSFNAGTFAGRVVASTKAVLAASIGGSLGALSGPLHGGADEAAVKMARDIGAPERAADWVASALANKVKIMGMGHREYRRLDPRAGILKPMARQFCEGTQYQQLMETLVAVEEACQAEFGKKGKEIHANLEFYKGAVYLALGIPEQFFTALFACSRVFGWTAHFFEFNQDPRLIRPRAQYNGK; from the coding sequence ATGACCACAGAGATCAACATCGGCCTTGAAGGGGTACTGGTTGGTACCACTGCCATCTCCAACGTGGAAGGGGACATCGGACGCCTGAGCTATCGCGGCCAAAGCATTGAAGACTTGAGCCGCCAATCCCTGGCCGCCGTCATTGCCCTGGTCGTGGCAGACGTCAGCCTGGATGAAGAACAGGCCAAAACCCTGGACGGCTGGCTGGCCCAGGAATCTGAACTGAGCCCGGTGGAACTGCGGGTGCTGGAACAGCTGGGCCGCCAGCTGCACCCCATGGCGGTGCTCCAGGCCCTGGCCCCCATCGTCGACACCAAGGCCAAGACGCCGCTGCCGGACTTCCTGCCCGCCCAGTTGGAAAGCGCCCTGGTGCTGGCGGCCAAGCAATCGGCCCTGGTGCGGGTCTGGCACAACCTGACCCAATTTGGCGCCGTGGTGGAACTGCCCGCAGGCCTGGGTTTTGCCGAGAAGCTGCTCTATGCCTTCAACCGCAGCGAGCCCAGCGCCCATGCGGTACGCGCCTTTGAAACGGTGCAGATTTTGCAGATGGACCACAGCTTCAACGCCGGTACCTTCGCCGGCCGGGTAGTGGCGTCCACCAAGGCAGTACTGGCCGCCAGCATTGGCGGCAGCCTGGGCGCCCTGTCCGGTCCCCTGCACGGCGGTGCCGACGAAGCGGCAGTGAAGATGGCCCGGGATATCGGCGCCCCTGAACGCGCCGCCGACTGGGTAGCCAGCGCCCTGGCCAACAAGGTCAAGATCATGGGTATGGGGCACCGGGAATACCGCCGCCTCGACCCCCGCGCCGGCATTCTCAAGCCCATGGCCCGCCAGTTCTGCGAAGGCACCCAGTACCAGCAGCTGATGGAAACCCTGGTGGCGGTGGAAGAAGCCTGCCAGGCCGAATTCGGCAAGAAGGGCAAAGAGATCCACGCCAACCTGGAATTCTACAAGGGCGCCGTTTACCTGGCCCTTGGCATTCCCGAGCAGTTCTTTACCGCCCTGTTCGCCTGTTCCCGGGTGTTCGGTTGGACGGCGCACTTCTTCGAGTTCAATCAGGACCCGCGCCTCATTCGCCCCCGCGCCCAGTACAACGGCAAGTAA